From a region of the Agromyces ramosus genome:
- a CDS encoding peptidylprolyl isomerase: MATNDRQAREERARLRTYQARQEVHASKQRRRTRDNVIAVIALVVVLALATGAQLFYFSGGPGTPEPVASETPTPTPSAPAGENQGDVPSPDLAEARTWTGTLTLNEVSLGIELDGAAAPQAVASEISLIQSGFYDGTTCHRLTKDSIWVLQCGDPAGDGTGGPGYSYGPVENAPQDGLYPAGTIAMARQQQNGYSNGSQFFLVYEDTTLTADEAGGYTVVGRVTSGLDELKAGITDAGTADGSTDGSPAVPVTITGFTIQ; this comes from the coding sequence GTGGCAACGAATGACCGTCAGGCGCGTGAAGAACGAGCACGCCTACGCACGTACCAGGCCCGACAGGAGGTGCACGCGAGCAAGCAGCGCCGACGCACCCGCGACAACGTCATCGCGGTGATCGCACTCGTCGTCGTGCTCGCCCTCGCAACCGGCGCGCAGCTCTTCTACTTCAGCGGTGGTCCGGGCACGCCCGAGCCGGTCGCCTCCGAGACGCCCACACCCACGCCTTCGGCTCCAGCCGGCGAGAACCAGGGCGACGTGCCGTCGCCCGACCTCGCCGAGGCCCGCACCTGGACCGGCACGCTGACGCTCAACGAGGTCTCCCTCGGCATCGAGCTCGACGGCGCCGCAGCCCCCCAGGCCGTCGCGAGCGAGATCAGCCTCATCCAGTCCGGCTTCTACGACGGCACGACCTGCCACCGCCTCACGAAAGACAGCATCTGGGTGCTCCAGTGCGGCGACCCGGCCGGCGACGGCACGGGCGGTCCCGGCTACAGCTACGGCCCCGTCGAGAACGCGCCCCAAGACGGGCTCTACCCCGCAGGCACCATCGCCATGGCCCGCCAGCAGCAGAACGGCTACAGCAACGGCAGCCAGTTCTTCCTGGTCTACGAGGACACCACGCTGACGGCCGACGAAGCCGGCGGCTACACGGTCGTCGGTCGCGTCACGAGCGGCCTCGACGAGCTGAAGGCCGGCATCACCGACGCCGGCACCGCAGATGGCAGTACCGACGGCTCCCCCGCCGTCCCGGTGACGATCACCGGGTTCACGATCCAATGA
- a CDS encoding RelA/SpoT family protein: protein MTETGVNSTASLRRLVPRIFSKAQPSGAVDTLLRTVRMHHPKADLSLVERAYSVAERAHEGQKRKSGEPYITHPVAVAQILADLGIGSKTVAAALLHDTVEDTAYTLDQVRADFGDEIAMLVDGVTKLDKVKYGDSTQAETVRKMIVAMSKDIRVLIIKLADRLHNARTWGFVPAESASRKATETLEIYAPLAHRLGIQAIKWELEDLSFAVLYPKLYAEIESLVKQRTPQREEFVQNVIDLVSDDLKVAKIRGKVVGRPKQYYSIYQKMIVRGRDFDEIYDLVGIRVLVNSVRDCYAVLGAIHARWTPLPGRFKDYIATPKFNLYQSLHTTVIGPKGRAVEIQIRTHDMHQRAEYGVAAHWKYKERMAAGRTAEKGGQNETDMAWLAHISDWQAETADPGEFLDSLRFEIGAKEVYVFTPKGRVIGLPAGATPVDFAYAVHTEVGHRTMGAKVNGRLVPLESELLSGDVVEVFTSKNPDSGPSKDWLGFVKSPRARNKIRQWFTKERRDEAIEQGRDAIARAMRKQNLPLQKLMNQESFAEVAAQLRYDDVSSLYAAVGEGHVSTQSVLEKVVALVRDVEEGDEPDLPMPVRSRPLPRSSDSGVLVRGAPDILVKLARCCTPVPGDEIVGFITRGSGVSVHQANCHNVQSLLREPERMIDVEWAPSSKSVFLVQIQIEALDRAGLLSDVTRVLSEHHVNILSANVSTSTDRLALSRFVFEMGDTTHLDRVLNAVRRIDAVYDVYRVSDG, encoded by the coding sequence ATGACGGAGACCGGGGTCAACTCGACGGCATCGCTGCGCCGTCTGGTCCCTCGGATCTTTTCGAAGGCCCAGCCGTCGGGTGCGGTCGACACGCTCCTGCGCACGGTGCGGATGCACCATCCGAAAGCCGACCTCTCGCTCGTCGAGCGCGCCTACTCGGTCGCTGAGCGCGCCCACGAGGGGCAGAAGCGCAAGAGCGGCGAGCCGTACATCACGCATCCGGTTGCCGTGGCCCAGATCCTCGCCGACCTCGGCATCGGATCCAAGACGGTCGCTGCGGCGCTGCTCCACGACACCGTTGAAGACACCGCGTACACGCTCGACCAGGTGCGCGCCGACTTCGGCGACGAGATCGCGATGCTCGTCGACGGCGTCACGAAGCTCGACAAGGTCAAGTACGGCGACTCGACGCAGGCCGAGACCGTTCGCAAGATGATCGTCGCGATGTCGAAGGACATCCGCGTGCTCATCATCAAGCTCGCCGACCGGCTGCACAATGCGCGCACGTGGGGCTTCGTCCCGGCCGAGTCCGCCTCGCGCAAGGCGACCGAGACCCTCGAGATCTATGCGCCGCTCGCGCACCGACTCGGCATCCAGGCGATCAAGTGGGAGCTCGAGGACCTCTCGTTCGCCGTGCTCTACCCCAAGCTCTATGCCGAGATCGAGAGCCTCGTGAAGCAGCGCACACCGCAGCGCGAGGAGTTCGTCCAGAACGTCATCGATCTCGTCAGCGATGACCTGAAGGTGGCGAAGATCCGCGGCAAGGTCGTGGGCAGGCCGAAGCAGTACTACTCGATCTACCAGAAGATGATCGTGCGCGGACGCGACTTCGACGAGATCTACGATCTCGTCGGCATCCGCGTGCTCGTCAACTCGGTACGCGACTGCTACGCCGTGCTCGGTGCGATCCATGCCCGCTGGACCCCGCTGCCCGGCCGGTTCAAGGACTACATCGCCACCCCGAAGTTCAACCTCTACCAGTCGTTGCACACCACGGTCATCGGACCGAAGGGCCGAGCGGTCGAGATCCAGATCCGCACTCACGACATGCACCAGCGTGCCGAATACGGTGTGGCCGCGCACTGGAAGTACAAGGAGCGCATGGCGGCCGGTCGCACGGCCGAGAAGGGGGGCCAGAACGAGACCGACATGGCGTGGCTCGCGCACATCTCGGACTGGCAGGCCGAGACGGCCGACCCCGGCGAGTTCCTCGACTCACTCCGCTTCGAGATCGGCGCGAAGGAGGTCTACGTCTTCACGCCGAAGGGTCGAGTGATCGGACTGCCCGCGGGCGCAACGCCGGTCGACTTCGCCTATGCGGTGCACACCGAGGTCGGCCATCGCACGATGGGTGCGAAGGTCAACGGCCGGTTGGTGCCCCTCGAAAGCGAGCTGTTGAGCGGCGACGTCGTCGAGGTCTTCACCTCGAAGAATCCCGACTCCGGGCCGAGCAAGGACTGGCTCGGGTTCGTCAAGAGCCCGCGTGCGCGCAACAAGATCCGGCAGTGGTTCACCAAGGAACGCCGCGACGAGGCGATCGAACAGGGTCGCGACGCCATCGCGCGGGCGATGCGAAAGCAGAACCTGCCGCTGCAGAAGCTCATGAACCAGGAGTCCTTCGCCGAGGTGGCGGCGCAGCTGCGCTACGACGACGTGTCGTCGCTCTATGCCGCCGTGGGCGAGGGGCACGTGTCGACGCAGTCGGTGCTCGAGAAGGTCGTCGCCCTCGTGCGCGATGTCGAGGAGGGCGACGAGCCCGACCTGCCGATGCCGGTGCGCTCACGACCCCTTCCGCGGAGCTCGGACTCCGGAGTGCTGGTACGGGGTGCGCCCGACATCCTCGTGAAGCTCGCGCGCTGTTGCACACCGGTGCCCGGTGACGAGATCGTCGGGTTCATCACCCGCGGCTCGGGCGTCTCCGTGCACCAGGCGAACTGCCACAACGTGCAATCGCTGCTGCGTGAGCCGGAACGCATGATCGATGTCGAGTGGGCGCCGAGCTCGAAGAGCGTGTTCCTCGTGCAGATCCAGATCGAAGCGCTCGACCGGGCGGGGCTGCTCTCAGACGTCACTCGCGTGCTCTCGGAGCATCACGTGAACATCCTCTCGGCGAACGTCTCGACCTCGACCGATCGACTCGCGCTCAGCCGCTTCGTCTTCGAGATGGGCGACACCACCCACCTCGACCGCGTGCTCAACGCCGTGCGCCGCATCGACGCGGTGTACGACGTCTACCGCGTCAGCGACGGCTGA
- the secF gene encoding protein translocase subunit SecF — translation MANRLTTFGNDLYTGKRSFNFVGGRKKWYTIAGVLILLSVIVPLFTGVNFSIEFRGGSQFQIVGVEDASPEPAHEAVASVVPDAVTKVTIVGDDGVRVQTDQLSQADSREVTTALAEAYDVPEAEVASSFIGPSWGADVTRQAIVGLLAFILLAALVMALYFRTWKMSVAAILALMADLIVTTGFYAAFGFEISPAAMIGILTILSYSLYDTVVVFDKIRENTAEDGQESRRTFAESVNLAVNQTLVRSINTSVVAALPVAAILFIGAGVLGADTLRDISLALLIGILVGTWSTVFIAAPLYSQLREGETAIHRHDQKVLKERERAGVASADAEALPTA, via the coding sequence ATGGCCAACCGTCTCACGACCTTCGGCAACGACCTCTACACGGGCAAGCGCTCGTTCAACTTCGTCGGCGGACGCAAGAAGTGGTACACCATCGCCGGTGTGCTGATCCTGCTGTCGGTGATCGTGCCGCTGTTCACCGGTGTGAACTTCAGCATCGAGTTCCGCGGCGGGTCGCAGTTCCAGATCGTCGGCGTCGAGGACGCCTCGCCCGAGCCCGCCCACGAGGCCGTCGCGTCCGTCGTGCCCGACGCGGTGACGAAGGTGACCATCGTCGGAGACGACGGCGTGCGCGTGCAGACCGACCAACTGTCTCAGGCCGACTCCCGCGAGGTCACCACGGCCCTCGCCGAGGCCTACGACGTTCCCGAGGCCGAGGTCGCGTCCTCGTTCATCGGCCCGAGCTGGGGTGCGGACGTCACCCGCCAGGCGATCGTCGGCCTGCTCGCCTTCATCCTCCTCGCCGCGCTCGTCATGGCGCTGTACTTCCGAACCTGGAAGATGTCGGTCGCCGCGATCCTCGCGCTCATGGCCGACCTCATCGTGACCACGGGCTTCTACGCCGCGTTCGGTTTCGAGATCAGCCCCGCGGCCATGATCGGCATCCTCACGATCCTCAGCTACTCCCTCTACGACACGGTCGTCGTGTTCGACAAGATCCGGGAGAACACGGCCGAAGACGGCCAGGAGTCTCGTCGGACCTTCGCCGAGTCGGTCAACCTCGCGGTGAACCAGACGCTCGTCCGCTCCATCAATACGAGTGTCGTGGCGGCCTTGCCGGTGGCGGCGATCCTCTTCATCGGCGCCGGCGTGCTCGGTGCCGACACGTTGCGCGACATCTCGCTGGCGCTGCTCATCGGCATCCTCGTGGGCACGTGGTCGACGGTGTTCATCGCTGCGCCGCTCTACTCGCAGCTTCGCGAGGGAGAGACCGCGATCCACCGTCACGATCAGAAGGTCCTGAAGGAACGCGAGCGTGCGGGCGTCGCATCGGCCGACGCTGAGGCGCTGCCCACGGCGTGA
- the yajC gene encoding preprotein translocase subunit YajC gives MTFDPFTIIMLAVLAVLIFFMFRNSRKRQADARELQSKVQAGAKVMTNFGVFGTILSIDEDENQVLLETSPGTVLTVHRQTVARVVEPKADVVVDDAPVAVEGSPEYGERVEDATTDVTTDETPDTKKSDD, from the coding sequence ATGACGTTCGATCCGTTCACCATCATCATGCTCGCCGTCCTGGCGGTCCTGATCTTCTTCATGTTCCGTAACTCGCGCAAGCGCCAGGCAGATGCGCGCGAGCTGCAGTCGAAGGTCCAGGCGGGCGCGAAGGTCATGACGAACTTCGGCGTGTTCGGCACCATCCTCTCGATCGATGAAGACGAGAACCAGGTGCTGCTCGAGACCTCGCCCGGCACCGTGCTCACGGTTCACCGCCAGACCGTCGCGCGCGTGGTCGAGCCGAAGGCCGACGTGGTCGTCGACGATGCTCCGGTCGCGGTCGAGGGTTCGCCCGAGTACGGCGAGCGCGTCGAAGACGCAACGACCGACGTGACCACCGACGAGACGCCCGACACCAAGAAGTCGGACGACTAA
- the ruvB gene encoding Holliday junction branch migration DNA helicase RuvB, whose translation MSEADLDLTDPVLASEAELAFEGALRPKSLEEFVGQTRVRSQLQLLLTAATLQQRTPDHILLAGPPGLGKTTLAMIVAFEGGRPLRMSSGPAIQHAGDLAAILSSLVPGEVLFIDEVHRMARSAEEMLYLAMEDFRIDIMVGKGAGATSVPLDLSPFTLVGATTRAGLLPNPLRDRFGFTAHLEFYDEAELERVLARAAVLLGLDVDQEALAEIAGRCRGTPRIANRLLRRVRDYALVHGGRADISAVRAALELYDVDPLGLDRLDRAVMQIILTRFGGGPVGLNTLAVSVGEESETIEAVVEPFLVRIGLITRTPRGRVATSAAWRHFGLSDRAPDVGTALPIDDL comes from the coding sequence ATGAGCGAAGCCGACCTCGATCTCACCGACCCGGTCCTCGCGTCCGAAGCCGAGCTCGCGTTCGAAGGGGCGCTCCGTCCGAAGAGCCTCGAGGAGTTCGTCGGCCAGACTCGAGTGCGCAGCCAACTGCAGCTGCTGCTCACCGCCGCCACCCTGCAGCAGCGCACGCCAGACCACATCCTGCTCGCGGGGCCACCCGGGCTCGGCAAGACGACGCTCGCGATGATCGTGGCCTTCGAGGGCGGCCGACCGCTCCGCATGTCGAGCGGGCCGGCGATCCAGCATGCCGGCGACCTCGCCGCGATCCTCAGCTCGCTCGTACCGGGCGAGGTGCTCTTCATCGACGAGGTCCACCGCATGGCGCGATCGGCCGAAGAGATGCTCTACCTCGCCATGGAAGACTTCCGCATCGACATCATGGTCGGCAAGGGTGCGGGCGCCACGTCGGTGCCGCTCGACCTCTCGCCGTTCACCCTCGTGGGCGCCACCACACGAGCCGGACTCCTGCCGAATCCACTGCGCGACCGGTTCGGCTTCACCGCACACCTCGAGTTCTACGACGAGGCCGAGCTCGAGCGGGTGCTCGCCCGCGCTGCCGTCCTACTCGGCCTCGACGTCGATCAGGAGGCGCTCGCCGAGATCGCCGGTCGATGCCGCGGCACGCCGCGCATCGCGAACCGCCTGCTTCGACGGGTGCGCGATTACGCGCTCGTGCACGGCGGACGAGCCGACATCTCCGCGGTGCGAGCCGCGCTCGAGCTCTATGACGTCGACCCGCTCGGGCTCGACCGTCTCGATCGCGCGGTCATGCAGATCATCCTCACGCGCTTCGGGGGCGGTCCCGTCGGCCTGAACACGCTCGCCGTATCGGTGGGCGAGGAGTCCGAGACCATCGAGGCGGTCGTCGAGCCGTTCCTCGTTCGCATCGGCCTCATCACGCGCACTCCTCGCGGGCGCGTCGCGACCTCAGCCGCGTGGCGTCACTTCGGCTTGTCCGACCGCGCTCCCGACGTGGGAACCGCCCTTCCGATCGATGACCTATAA
- the ruvA gene encoding Holliday junction branch migration protein RuvA, translating to MISSLHGRVLTAAGNSVVIEVGGVGFHVNTTPAFALASRAGHEVSAHTTLVVREDSLTLFGFATRDELDVFDLLIGVTGVGPKSALGVLSALSPDQIAEAVQRDDDAVFRKVSGIGPKTAKLITVSLAGKLIATAAPSRATPVVSGGAAESVLAALTGLGWSERVAAEAVDETIAGASDIEAASVPTLLRLTLARLGPAQQHGRAR from the coding sequence GTGATCTCCTCTCTTCACGGCCGCGTGCTCACCGCTGCCGGCAACTCGGTCGTCATCGAGGTCGGCGGTGTCGGGTTCCACGTCAACACGACGCCCGCATTCGCGCTCGCCAGTCGAGCCGGACACGAGGTGAGCGCGCACACGACCCTCGTCGTGCGCGAGGACTCGCTCACGCTGTTCGGCTTCGCCACTCGCGACGAGCTCGACGTGTTCGACCTGCTCATCGGCGTCACCGGGGTCGGGCCAAAGTCGGCACTCGGCGTGCTGTCGGCGCTGTCCCCCGACCAGATCGCCGAGGCGGTGCAGCGCGACGACGACGCGGTGTTCCGCAAGGTCAGCGGCATCGGGCCGAAGACCGCGAAGCTCATCACCGTGTCGCTGGCCGGCAAGCTCATCGCCACTGCAGCGCCTTCCCGGGCTACCCCAGTCGTGTCCGGCGGGGCGGCCGAGAGCGTGCTCGCGGCCCTCACCGGCCTCGGCTGGTCCGAGCGAGTCGCCGCCGAGGCGGTCGACGAGACGATCGCCGGGGCATCCGACATCGAAGCGGCCTCGGTGCCCACCCTGCTCAGGCTGACGCTCGCGCGGCTCGGCCCAGCACAACAGCACGGGAGAGCCCGATGA
- the ruvC gene encoding crossover junction endodeoxyribonuclease RuvC, whose translation MRVLGIDPGLTRCGVGVVDVDPNRTARLVDVIVLRSPAEHATPQRLARIADGLEAIIEEHRPHAVALERVFARSDVSTIMGTAQISGVAMLIAARRGLPVALHTPSEVKAAITGYGRADKKQVGAMVARILGLDAVPKPADAADALALAICHAWRTGGVAGGAVRDAAAGTSDGATLTPAQRAWIAAERSAAVSGAARRLKE comes from the coding sequence GTGCGAGTGCTCGGCATCGACCCGGGCCTGACGCGATGCGGCGTCGGGGTGGTCGACGTCGACCCGAACCGCACGGCGCGCCTCGTCGACGTCATCGTGCTTCGATCGCCGGCCGAACACGCGACGCCGCAGCGCCTCGCGCGCATCGCCGACGGGCTCGAGGCGATCATCGAGGAGCATCGGCCGCACGCGGTCGCGCTCGAGCGGGTCTTCGCCCGCAGCGACGTGTCGACCATCATGGGCACGGCGCAGATCTCGGGCGTCGCGATGCTCATCGCGGCGCGTCGAGGGCTGCCCGTCGCGCTGCACACGCCGAGCGAGGTCAAGGCCGCCATCACCGGATACGGCCGTGCCGACAAGAAGCAGGTGGGCGCGATGGTCGCGCGCATCCTCGGGCTCGACGCGGTGCCCAAGCCGGCGGATGCCGCCGACGCGCTCGCCCTCGCCATCTGCCACGCCTGGCGCACCGGGGGAGTGGCAGGAGGTGCCGTCCGCGACGCGGCGGCCGGCACCTCCGACGGTGCGACCCTCACGCCGGCGCAGCGGGCGTGGATCGCCGCAGAGCGCTCCGCAGCCGTGTCGGGTGCCGCCCGTAGGCTGAAGGAGTGA
- a CDS encoding YebC/PmpR family DNA-binding transcriptional regulator has translation MSGHSKWATTKHKKAIIDSRRAKSFAKLIKNIEVAAKMGGADLSGNPTLVDAVQKAKKTSVPNDNIDRAIKRGAGLSGESIDYTTIMYEGYGPNGVALLIECLTDNRNRAAAEVRTLMTRNGGTMADPGSVAYNFARKGVIVVSKSDGLTEDDVLSAVLDAGAEEVTDEGDTFEVITEASDMVAARTALQEAGIDYDSADAAFVPSLKVEVDAETARKVFRLIDALEDSDDVQNIYSNFDLTPEVQAELEAE, from the coding sequence ATGTCCGGGCATTCCAAGTGGGCGACGACGAAGCACAAGAAGGCGATCATCGACTCGCGTCGTGCGAAGTCGTTCGCGAAGCTCATCAAGAACATCGAGGTCGCGGCGAAGATGGGCGGCGCCGACCTCTCGGGCAATCCGACCCTCGTCGACGCCGTGCAGAAGGCGAAGAAGACCTCCGTCCCGAACGACAACATCGACCGCGCCATCAAGCGCGGCGCTGGGCTGTCGGGTGAGTCGATCGACTACACGACCATCATGTACGAAGGCTACGGCCCCAACGGCGTCGCCCTCCTCATCGAGTGCCTCACCGACAATCGCAACCGCGCGGCCGCCGAAGTGCGCACCCTCATGACCCGCAATGGCGGCACGATGGCCGACCCGGGCTCGGTGGCCTACAACTTCGCGCGCAAGGGCGTCATCGTCGTCAGCAAGTCCGACGGCCTCACCGAAGACGACGTGCTCAGCGCCGTGCTCGACGCGGGCGCCGAAGAGGTCACCGACGAGGGTGACACGTTCGAGGTGATCACCGAGGCATCCGACATGGTCGCCGCCCGCACCGCGCTGCAGGAGGCCGGCATCGACTACGACTCGGCGGATGCCGCGTTCGTGCCGTCGCTCAAGGTCGAGGTCGACGCCGAGACGGCCCGCAAGGTGTTCCGCCTCATCGACGCACTCGAAGACAGCGACGACGTGCAGAACATCTACTCGAACTTCGACCTCACCCCAGAGGTGCAGGCCGAGCTCGAGGCGGAGTAG
- a CDS encoding DUF1697 domain-containing protein yields the protein MTRYIALLRGVNVGGITIRSADLRALFDELGFDEVRTVLASGNVVFTATDDAASADPKQRIEQALRDRFGYDAWIVLVTRKQVERVIEAFPFDASDAARQPWVVFGSDDAVLDDLVASAGEPDPQVDPIARGEGVVYWNPVKGTTVQTPFAKLLAKPRYKPTTTNRNLRTLQKLLV from the coding sequence ATGACCCGGTACATCGCCCTGCTCCGCGGCGTGAACGTCGGCGGCATCACGATCAGGTCTGCCGACCTCCGAGCGCTCTTCGACGAGCTCGGGTTCGACGAGGTGCGCACGGTGCTGGCGAGCGGCAACGTCGTCTTCACGGCGACCGATGACGCGGCATCCGCCGACCCGAAGCAGCGCATCGAGCAAGCGCTTCGCGATCGCTTCGGCTACGACGCGTGGATCGTGCTCGTCACCCGCAAGCAGGTCGAACGGGTGATCGAGGCGTTCCCGTTCGATGCATCCGACGCCGCTCGACAGCCGTGGGTCGTGTTCGGCTCCGACGACGCGGTGCTCGATGACCTCGTGGCGTCGGCAGGAGAGCCCGACCCCCAGGTCGACCCCATCGCCCGCGGTGAAGGCGTCGTCTACTGGAACCCCGTCAAGGGCACGACCGTGCAGACGCCCTTCGCGAAGCTGCTCGCCAAGCCCCGCTACAAGCCCACCACGACGAATCGGAATCTCCGCACCCTGCAGAAGCTGCTCGTCTGA
- the pdxT gene encoding pyridoxal 5'-phosphate synthase glutaminase subunit PdxT has product MTSNLRTESLDAPHPAESGPRVGVLALQGDFREHAHVLAKLGADVSLVRRPEELAAIDGLVIPGGESTVMDKLARTFGLQQPLKTAIADGLPVYGTCAGLIMLADTVLDAITGQQSLGGLDVVVRRNAFGSQNQSFETDLDIPALGDEPVHAVFIRGPVVESVGAAATPLASLTDGRVVAVEQGNLLGTSFHPEITGEYRFHEYFLGKVRARTVD; this is encoded by the coding sequence CGCATCCCGCCGAGTCGGGCCCGCGTGTGGGAGTGCTCGCCCTCCAGGGCGACTTCCGTGAGCATGCCCACGTGCTCGCGAAGCTGGGCGCCGACGTGTCGCTCGTGCGTCGGCCCGAGGAGCTCGCGGCGATCGACGGCCTGGTGATCCCGGGCGGCGAGTCGACCGTCATGGACAAGCTCGCCCGCACCTTCGGCCTGCAGCAGCCACTCAAGACGGCCATCGCCGACGGGCTCCCGGTCTACGGAACGTGCGCCGGGCTCATCATGCTCGCCGACACCGTGCTCGATGCGATCACCGGGCAGCAATCGCTCGGCGGGCTCGACGTGGTCGTTCGCCGCAACGCCTTCGGCTCGCAGAACCAGTCGTTCGAGACCGACCTCGACATCCCGGCCCTCGGCGATGAGCCGGTGCACGCGGTGTTCATCAGGGGCCCCGTCGTGGAGTCGGTCGGAGCGGCCGCGACGCCGCTCGCATCGCTGACCGACGGCAGGGTCGTCGCCGTCGAGCAGGGCAACCTCCTCGGAACCAGCTTCCACCCCGAGATCACGGGGGAGTATCGCTTTCACGAGTACTTCCTCGGCAAGGTGCGCGCCCGTACGGTGGACTGA